DNA sequence from the Leptospiraceae bacterium genome:
TCTTCATCATCTACACAAATTATATAACCTTTACTCATCTTATCCTGAATACTCCGAAACTAACATTCCCGAAAATAATATCGGAAATCATAAATTTTGTCAACCTTTGAATCATTTTTATTTAAAATATTGTTGTATCACCGAAGGCGACCTTCGCGAAGGCGACCCTCCGGAGGGTCGCCTTCAATACACGGAATCCAAAAATTAAAAATATTTTTTTAATATTTTAATTCCCTTTTCTCTATAAATATTATCCTCGATTTTATGGTCCTCTTTGGGTTCGGTTGCTTCGAGCCATTCGAGGTGTTCTTTCGCCTTGGGTTTCTTGCCTATATCAATATAAAGTTCGGCCAAAAAGAGACGATTGTTCATAAAATCCGGTGCTAATTCTATACTTCTTTCGAGGTGATCGACGGCCTTTGTTTTGTTTCCAATGGAAATTGGCCAGCCCGGTGCCTGGTGGTAAAGACGTCCCAGAGCCCTGTGCGGTCCGGCAAAGAAAAAATTCTCATTTTCTTTTAGGACAATTTCAAAGCTCTTTTTTGTCGGTTCGATCGAAGCGAGAGAAGCCATAATTCCTTTACAGATACCCAGCATTCCTACATTGGAAGCATACCAGTAGTTTCCATAAATGGCTTTGGGATTCATCGAGATAGCTTCTTTTCCGTAGTTCACCCCGTGTTCGTAGTAAACTTCCTGTTTCTTTGCATTTTCTTCGTAGAGTCCCTTATAGAAATAGGCACTGGAAAGCTTTCCACAGATAATATCTTCATCCGGGAACTCAGCCTTTAATTCCAAAAGTCGGTTTATTGCCCTTTCTAAGTGTCCGGGAGTTTCTCTCTTATCAATAAACTCGTTAACTTCTATTAATTTCTCTTTCATGAATAATCCTTCTGTCTATATTTTATATTTTGCCGCCGGTTCCATAAGACCGCTGTTAGGTTTTACTTTCCAGATTTCATCAGCATATTGTTGAATAGTTCTATCCGAGGAGAATTTTCCAATTCTGGCAACGTTCAGGATGGACTTTTTGGTCCAGAGTTTTTTGTTCTTATATTCTTCGGAAACCAGGTTCTGACAGTCGCAGTAGGCTTTGAAATCTGCCATTATCATGTATTTATCTTCAAAAATGAGACTATCATGAATCGGTTTAAAGAGGTCGCTGATTTCTCTTGAGAAGAAGTTCTCACGGATAAGGGTAAAAATTCTCGGCAAGTAGGGATCTCTATTGATATATTCTTGAGGGTTATATCCTTTTGCTTTCAGATCCAGAACTTCAGGAGTTTTTAAACCAAAGATGAAAATATTTTCTTCTCCAACTTCTTCCATGATTTCAATATTGGCTCCATCCAGAGTTCCAATAGTCAGAGCTCCATTCAGGGCAAATTTCATATTCCCGGTTCCGCTGGCCTCGGTTCCGGCTGTAGAAATTTGTTCTGATAGATCAGAAGCCGGAAAAATCTTTTCTGCCAGAGAAACGCTATAATTTGGAAGAAAAACTACCTTGATTCTACCATCAACTTTACGGTCATTATTGATGATATCTCCAACCGCATTGATGAATCTCAGGATTAATTTCGCCATATAATAACCCGGAGCAGCCTTTCCACCGAAGATAAAGGTTCTTGGAACCATCTCCATGTAAGGTTTTTCATTAAGTTGAATATAGAGTTTAATGACATGCAGGATGTTTAACAACTGTCTCTTGTATTCATGGAAACGTTTCACCTGAACGTCAAAGATCGAGTTTAAGTCTACATCGATGTTGCAAAGGTCGGTAATAATTTTCGAGAGAACTACCTTATTTTCTTTCTTACAGTTTTGCCATTCTTCGTGTAAACCCGGATCATCTGCATGGGCTTCGAGGCCCTTCAGGGTTGATAGATTGGTCCCGAAACTGTCACCCACCCGTTTGCTGAGAATTTTTGAAAGAGTAGGATTGGCCTTAATCAGGAAGCGTCTCTGGGAAATGCCGTTAGTCTTGTTATTAAATTTTTCAGGGAAATATTTATAAAAAGCTTTAAAAACCAGATCTTTTAGAAGTTCGGTATGAAGAGCGGCTACTCCATTCACACTGTGACTTCCGATAACAGAAAGATTCGCCATCCGGAGTTTCTTTTCATCGCCTTCCATAATGACTGACATATCAGCCAGCTCTGCATCGGTAACTTTTCCACTTTTCTTGGCTTCTTCTAAGAACTTATAGTTGATTTCGTAAATAATCTGCATGTGTCTCGGAAGGAGATACTCAATCAGACTTACATTCCAGGTTTCGAGGGCTTCCGGAAGAACGGTATGGTTGGTATAGGCAAATACATGAGTGGTGATGCGCCAGGCTTCATCCCAGGTCAGTTTTTCTATGTCTACCAGGATTCTCATTAGTTCCGGGATAGCGATACTCGGATGGGTATCATTTAGCTGAATAGATACTTCTTCCGGGAATCTTTCATAGCCTTTATTATTTCGTTTATAACGGTTAATAATATCCTGTAAACTGGCTGATACCATGAAATATTGCTGTTTCAGTCGAAGAATTTTTCCCTGTTGAGTTGTATCATTAGGATATAGCACACGGGAAATATTTTCACTTACCTGCTTATCTTCTACGGCTTTCAGGTAGTCCCCGTGGTTGAAATAATCCAGGTTAAACTCGGTAGAAGATTTGGCTGTCCAGAGCCTCAGGTCATTCACCGTATTTGTATTGAATCCGGGAATAGGATAATCATTCGGAACCGCAAGAACGGTTTCTGTCGATTTCCAGACCGGCACAACCTTTCCGGTAGGGTCTATACTGTTTTCAACATGACCGTAGAAAGAAACCGGGTATTCGGTATCTGCCCGGAGAAGTCCCCAGGGATTTCCATCGGCTAACCAGTGGTCAGGTTTTTCTACCTGTGCTCCGTTTACGATATGCTGGTTAAACATTCCGTAGTCATAACGAATTCCATATCCGTAACCGGGAAGATTCAAAGTGGCCATAGAGTCCATGAAGCAGGCCGCGAGCCTTCCCAGACCTCCGTTTCCGAGGCCGGCATCGGGTTCGTATTCAATAATATCATCCATTTTATAGCCAAATTCACTTAACAGGTCTCTGGCGATGTCAAATACACCGAGATTAATCAGGGCATTGGAAAGGGCACGTCCCATTAGAAATTCAAGAGATAGGTAATAAACTCGTTTTGGATTGCTTTGCCGGTAATGGCGCTGAGTCATGTTAAAACGGTCGATTAAAAGGTCTCGCACTGTATAACTCAGAGCTTCATAGATGTCTTTTTCTGTAGTATTAAATTTATGTTTCCCTATCGTGTAATTGAGATGGTGAACAAAGGATTTTTTCATCCTCTCAAGATTCACTTCCCGCTCCTGGGATAATAAGTTCCAGAGCGACTCGTGATTGGAATTGTTATCAGTCATTTAATAAAGCCTCCGCTAGATTGAATAAATTCTTTCTACAAATAGAATGAAGCAAGTAATTTTACTTATTAAAAGAAAAAAAAGCACAATCCGGAATTTCGTCTACATATTTGCTAAAATCACCTTCATAACCGGGGAGAAGGGGATGGGTGAATACCTGAAAAATGCTTTGTTCTCTATGAGAGGACTTTCCTTTCTCAAAGATGTAGAGCTTTTTGGAAATTGTAGTTCTCCGGATGAAAAAAGTTCTCAGGAAACTTCAGGTCGATATATTTCGGGTCTGCAAATCTCGCATAAACCAGAATTTGGCTCCGGGAAGGTATTTTCTGCTTTTCTTTTCCTGAATAGCAAGGGTCGACTTATTCAGATTAATATCTTTTAATTATTATAAATTAGAAAAATCGTAAAAACAAAAAAGCAAAATGAATTTAATTATAAAATCTTAAATGCGATAATAGTAAAATGAAACTCCCTTCTATAATCTTTTTTTTCATTCTTGTTATTGGAATTGTTTCCGCAGTTTTATACAATGTACTTAAGAAAACGCAGGATATCTATTCCGATGAAGTCGGAAAAACTCCTATTCTTTCTCTAAGGACTGCCGGGAAATTTGGGTTTATAAGATACAAAGGTCCCATTATTCGCATTAACCTTTATGATGATTTTATTGTCATTTCTGGTAGGAGTGTAGTAAAAATAGATTATAAAGATTTAAGCTTTAAAAGAAGTTCTTATTATTTTTTCAATAAAGCCCTCCTGGTTATGGAAAAATCTAAAGAGCATCCTGCCGAGATTTATCTAATCCCTCCGGATAACAAAGAGTTTTATGAAATTCTGTTAAAAAAAGGGGTAAAAATTTTAGAATAGGGAAAGTATTTTCATTTTCTAAAACTCTATTTTTCCTCTGTCTTAAGCATTACAATCAAAAGCTAATATATCAGATATTTATCCAAATTATCTTTGCTATGCTTCACTCGTTCCCATTCTATGTAATCATCTTCGTGAAATTCTTTTATTAGGATCTACCGAAGCAGTAACTCTTTTTTGTAATTTTAAGATTTTATTCTCCCTTCCGAGAAGAGAAGCTACCATATATTATATACTTTTTTTTCTTTTCCTGTTTAAATTCCTTGCGAAAAAACTATAGAACTGTAACTTTTATGTAATGGTTGTGAGGTTAGCTTATGTCTATGTTTTCTATTGAATTAAACCCGGTCAGTACAAAAGAGAAGATTCAGTCCTATCTGGACAAACTCGAAGAATTTGTAGAGTTTTCTTCCAGTATGAAGATAATCGGTCATCGCTTCGGGGCTCATAAGAAATACCCCAAGAACCTGAATCGAAGGAAACTTATTGAACAGTATAGCGAAACCCATGATTTAGCAGATTTTGCTTTTTCCTTTACCGGTTTAAACTCCCTCGAAATGGATATACGGCTCTGGAAAGATGGAAATGTTTATATCGTTCATGATAAGCTTAAGAAGAAGCTTCCTTCCGAAGCTCGGATGTATATGTTCAACAATTCTCTCGAAAAGTTTATCAGAACCTTTATTGAGAAAGAATACTACAAGAAACACCATATTTATTTGGAACTCAAACTTTCCGGAAAGATATTCGATATTTCAAATTTTCAATTTTTTCCGGATATATTAAATCCTCAGGAAAAGGCTCTTATTGAGAGAACTATCGACACCCTGGAGTCCGTGCTGGCCGCTCATCCTGATAAAGAGAATATTCGAAAGTCAATTCACTTTATTTCCTTCAGCCTGTCTTCCCTGCACTATCTTTATACAGTAAGTAAAAACGAATACGATACTTTCTTAATTGTCTCGACCGACATTTTCATGAAAAAATCCCTCTCGAAAATGTTTTTCTATTTTCCCTTAACAGAAAAGGAAAAGAGTCGAATTATCTTCTCAGAGTGGCTGAAAGGCATCTGGTTTGATCCGAAGCAAATAAAAAACCCCATGAAGACTTTCCATTATATCAATCAGGAAAGGAAGAACAAGTTGAAGTTTTTTCTTTCGAGCTACGGCATGAAGCCGGAAAAGCTCTTTAAGAAATTGAAAGGTTCGGGTGAAAAATTGCCTATTGAAGGGGTCATTTTTGAGTGTACGTAGAAATCAAAACCCCAATTCCCGTACACCTGAGAAAAAGCAGTAAGAAAATCGTAAAATCAAGTAGATATTTTTACTAAAGATATTTACTATGATAGAGTATGGAAAAAATAAGATGGGAAAAACGATACGAAACCGGTATCGAAAGGATAGATAAGCAACATAGAAAACTGGTGGAGCTTACTTCTGAACTGGTAGAAGCCACTGAATCCGGAAAAGCCAGAAGAATCATTGTAGATGTCTTAAAATCACTGATTTACTATACAAAAACCCATTTTGTAGATGAAGAGAAAATTATGCAGGAAGTGGGTTTTCCGGAATATGAAGCTCATAAAGAAGAGCATGAAGAATTCATAAAAAGAGTACATGAATCGACAATAGACTTAATTCAGGGGCATTCCGTTCCATCTATAAAGTTAACAGAATTTCTTTTTTCATGGCTGGTAGATCATATTCTTATCCACGATAAAAAAATTGGAAATTATATAAAACAAAGACTAAAAGAGAGTTTATGAAATTAATGGAAAGAGTGGAAATCCCTTTCCTGGAGGATGTTAATAAACTTTTAAAAGAGGATGTACTTCTGTGTACTCGTTCACAGGAAGGTAAAGTTAATATCATGACTTTAACCTATAAAACCCTCGGAATTCTATTGGGCGACCCCTGTTTGTCTATATATATTTCTCCAAAACGTTACACTACCGAACTCCTTCTTTCCGGGATAAAAGAATTCACCATTTCGAGGGGACCCCGTCTTTCTGAATATATTTATCCCTGTGGGAACTTTTCAGGAAAAGATATAGATAAGGTTAAGGAGTTTTCCATTCCGCTTATGGAATCTAAGCATTTAAAAACGCCTATTTTGCAGGAAGCGGAAGTATCATACGAGTGTCAGGTTGTGGGTAATGCTAAGTTGAATTATTTAATGGATTATTGTATGTTTACAGGTCTGGTAGTGGGGGCTTACAGACACAGTGCAGACTAAATAAAAAAAGCGAAGTTTGCTCCCCCTGCTGGGCTCGAACCAGCGACCCAATGATTAACAGTCATTTGCTCTACCTGCTGAGCTAAAGGGGATTGTCCTTCGCTTTCTCACTATTGTTTTGAACTTACTTTTTTTGTAAAGTCTTTTTCGGATTTATTCCTTTTGCCTTATCAATTTTTTTTAAACTCATCCTCTTCATCAAAAAGCATTCTATACTTGGGGCCTTCCATATCTTCGAACTGGCCTTTCTTAAAAGCGATTATAAAAACTATAAACGCAGCAAACGCGATAATCATCGCCATCGGGATCGTCAGGTAGAGAGCATTCATTGTATCCTCCTTGCTCTATATTTTAATAAAAATGAATTTAAAAGCACGCTTAAAGAACTCAGGGTCATAAATAAGGCACAAAAAACCGGTGCCATGAAACCGAAGGCAGCCAGGGGCAACATGATAAAATTATATAATAGGGAAATGCCAATATTTTGTTTAATGACCCTGTTACTGATAGAAGAAAAGGCAATGGATAGGAAGACTCCCCGCAGATGATTGTGTAAAAGAATAATATCCGATTTATCTATGGAAATATCAGAAGCTACTTCCATTGTGATACCCACATTGGCTTTTGCGAGACAGCCCGCATCATTAATTCCATCTCCAACCATAATCACAATTTGCTTATCTTTCTGCAATTTTTCTAAAAATTCAAGTTTATCTTCCGGCTTCATTCCTGAGATATGGGAGCTTATTCCTAATATTTCGGCTATAGAGCAAACACTGGCTTCTATATCCCCTGAGAGAATCGAAAGTTTTAAGTTTTTAGACTGTAGGCGCTGAATTTCTGCTTCAGCTTCCGGTTTCAAAGTGTCCGTTAGAATGAATCCTCCTATATATTCTCCATTGAGAGAAATATATACCAGGGAGGCAGCCGTTTCTACCTTCAGTTCTTGAAATGTTGAGGGGTCTTTTAGAGAAGAAATAACAAATTCTTTTGTGCCCAGAGAAATATCGTAAAAACTCTCTTCCCATTTTATACTTCCTTTTACTCCTCCACTTCCGCTCTCTTCGAGGAAAACAAGGTCACTCTGTTTATTCATTTCTGATTTCAAGAGGCCCTCTCTTTGAATATAGGCTGTGAGTGCTTTTGCTATAGGGTGGGTAGAGGAGGATTCTAAGAGGTAAATAAATTGAAATAATAAAGATTTATGTGTATAGTTCAAACTTTCTTCCCTTACCTGCATTTTTCCTTCGGTAAGGGTTCCGGTCTTATCAAAAAGAATATGAGAGGCTTTCGATAAAAACTCCAGAACATCCGGATTCTTCAAAATGATTCCTTTTTCTGTGAAAACCTGATGGGACATGACAAGGCTAATCGGAACCGAAAGACCGAGAGCACAGGGACAGGCAACGATTAATACGGAAACAGTAGTGACCATGGCTTTTTCAAAGTTTCCTGTATAGAAAAGCCAGGCGACGAAAGTAATGATGGCAATGAGAAATACAATAGTAATAAATTTAGAAGCAAGCCTGTCTGTAATTCTTTGTATAGAAGGCTTCTCTAACATAGCAGTTTCGATGAGAGTCTGAAGGTGGGATAAGCTGGAATTGGCATAAGAGCTACTCGCTTCGAGAGTAATGGCCCTGTTCAGACAGATAGAACCGGAAAGAAGTTTGTCTCCCTTTTTTTTATGAACCGGTCTGGATTCCCCGGTCATAAAGGACTCGTCCATAAAAGCTTCTCCGTCCAGAAGGATTCCATCCACCGCGACTCTTTCTCCCGGTGCTATAAATAGAATATCCTTTTCCTTTACCTCTCTCGATAAAATCTCTTTCTCTTCTCCATCTTTAAGAACTTTAACTGTTTCCGGTAGTTTACTGAGAAGAAGCTGTATCTTTTCGGCTGCTTTATTCCGGGCGAGGGCTTCGAGGTATTTTCCGAGTAAGATGAAAAAGTATATCATGCAAACCGAATCAAAGTATACTTCTCCTTTTTGGGTAACTGTTGCATAGGCACTATAGAAATAGGCAAGGGAAACTCCGAAGGCAAGAAGACTGTCCATATTCAGGCTGCGATTCTTTAAGCCATAAAAAGCTCCTCTTAAAAAAGGAATTCCCGAATAGAAAAAGGCAGGAGTTGCAAAAATCCAGGAGATATAATGAAGAAGCTTTTTAAACTCCATCTCGATTCCACTGAAGTAACCGGCATATAGAGAGGTGCTGAAAAGCATGATATTTCCGAAGGAAAAACCGGCTATTGCCATGCGCAGGAAAAGGTCACGAGACTGGACAGTGTTGGCATTTCCTTTCTTATGTGGAGAGTAAAGTAGCGGTTTATAGCCTATGGACTGGATTTTGTAAAAAATATCGTAGAGTTTGAGTTTCGAATCATCCCAGACAATATGGGCACGAGAAGAAGCAAAATTAATCCGTACTTTCTTGATTCCCTCTGTTTCAATGAGTACTTTTTCGTTTAACCAGACACAGGCTGAACAGTGTATGTTGGTAATATTTACAAATACTTCCCGGTTGGTTTCATCGGAACCGCTGACATATTCTGTATAAGTAAATTCGCTATTCAGGCTTTCTTCAGTATAGAAGTCTTTAAGCTGAACCGGTTCGAGGTTAGAACTTCCCCGAAGTTTATAGAAATCTGCTTTTCCGGTATCGATTAAAAGCTCTGCTACAGTTTTGCAACCATGGCAACAAAATACTTCTTCTTTACCATTGATGCTTGCCAGAACCCTCTCTTTTTCAGGAACCGGGTTCTGACAATGAAAGCAATCTTCCTGCATATTTTATTGGCTCAGGCTTTTCTTATCCGCATAAAAAAAGAGTGATTCAACCATTTCTTTACCCTCTACCTCTGCTTTAATATTCAGAATCCATTGCCCGCCGGCAGGAATATTTAGCTGAGAGGTATAATTTCCCTTTTCCTTTTCGGTAAAGGTTGAGGATGTATTATATCGGTTGGTGGCTCCTCTTTCAAGAGTCCAGGAAAGTTTTGCCTTTTCTACTGCCTGTCCGTCCCGATTAAAATTAACATTTAAGGTATTTTCACCAATATAGAGGGATTCTTCTTTTTGCAGAACTTTAGAATCTAACCTGTAACCAAGTTTTTTAAGCTCACTTTTCTGCTTAATTTCTTTTTCGTAATTTAGACCTTTTTCATAGTAAGCTTTGTCCACAATCCCTTCATGTCCATTTCCTGCAATTTTGAAGGTGTAATAAGTTGCAATGAAAAGACCGAGGAAGAGAAGACCTATTAAAGAAAAGGCCATTTTTAAACTGGAGTGCATTTTCGCCATTAGTTTAACTCCGGATCATCGGGTAGATTTAAAGGTAATTTGACTTTCTTAATAAAAGAAGTATCTTTGGGATCAAATATCCTTAAATTTACATGATAGGTTTTACTAGATTTTTGAGATTTGGGAATATTCTCAGCTTCTACAATTAAGCGAATGACCTGTTCGGAATTGGCCTTAAGTAATAGCCCCGATTCCTCAGTACCTACCCGAAGGTTTACAGACTTTCCGGTTGAGGGGGAATCTAACTCAAAGCTCAGTTTCCTATCCACATAGCTGATGTTAATCAGGCGAACTTCATAAAAATTTCGGACGAGGTGTCCCGGGATTACCATAGGTAAAATTTTACGATCCGGGAGAGCCCTTACATACATGGGGATTCGTTTGTAAATCAGTATAACGGAAAAAATGGATACTGCTAAAAGGAGAATTCCGTAAAGTATAGTTCTTGGGCGAAACCAGCGAACTTTTTTATTGGATTCAATTCTTCCGAGCGAATCATAATTAATCAGTGATTTTTTCCCTTCTTTTCCCATCTGAACGGTACAGGCATCCACACATTTGGCGCAGGCAATACAACCCACATTTAAGCCTTCCCGTATATCCACTCCTGTAGGACATACTACAAGACACATATTACAGGCGGTACAATCACCTATTTTCACTTTTTTCTGTCTTCTGGGTTCACCTCTTTTGTAGTCATAGGTCACATTAAAAGTATCTGCATCCATCATAACTGTCTGGAATCTTGCATACGGACAGGCAAATTTACAGAACTGTTCCCGGACAAAACTCATGTCAAGATACAGCAAACCTGCAAAAAAACCTATTGCATAAGGGTAATAGGCATCAGGAGAAATTTTAAAGCTGAGAATTTCGTTTAACATTTCCGAAGGCTCTGCAAAATAAGCTACAAAGTGAAAACCGGAAACCAGTGAAAAGACGATCCATATTACATGTAAAAGTATGGTTTGGATTAGAGGGGCATCCTTCTTTCCGTATTTCTTTCCCAGAATGAGTCTTCCGATTACATCAAAAAAGTCTGTAAAAACTGTTTGAGGACAGGCCCAACCACACCAGACCCTTCCTATCAGGGAAGTAAAAAAGAAAAGGGATAGGCCCATTACAGCCAGGAATAAATGTAAGAAATATCCTTCCTGGGGAATGTACATGTTTCCTAAAAGATGAAATTTTCTGGCGGGAATATCCAATCGCATCAGGGGATGCCCATTGAATGTCATCCAGGGAATTCCAAAGTAAATGAATGCAAGTATAAGTTCAACTAAGTACCTTGCATTCCGAAGTTTACCGGGCATATGTCTGGAGATAACCATTATCAAACCTCCGATTTATAAAACTGTTCTAATTCTATTTATTTCTAAAAAATCCCGGCCCGTTTTGCCCGGAGAAACCTCCGGGCTAAGTAGTAAGAAATTATTTATCTTTTTCTTTTTTTAAGCTCTGATTATTAGAAGCAATCCAGGCCATAATCTGGTAAATTTTTTCAGGGCCAAGACTGGCTTCGTGGGCGGGCATAGGTCCTTTGTTTAACTTGGTATTGGGTGGATTTACACCTTTCATGATTACATTGAAGATAGCTCCATCATAATCTCCGTGTAACCACTCATTGTCAACAAGACTTGGCCCTACAACTCCTTTGGCGTCCTGACCGTGACAGGCTGCACAAATAGATTTGAATTCTTTCTCTCCTTTTGCAATGGCTTCTTGTTTTCCCCTGAGAGGGTTTTCGCCATTCGGAAGAGATTTTATTTCTTCTTTTGTTGGGAATTTCTTTTCGTAGGCTGCTACATCGGCTGAATACATTTTTTCTGTCGACCAATTGTTATCAAAGCCGTGGAAATAGATACTATAGATTACCGCAAAGATAACACAGGCTAAAAAAGTGTAAGTCCACCATGGGGGAAGTTTATTCTCTGCCTGCTGAATCCCGTCAAACTCCTTATTTGGATCATTCATATTAATCCTCCTCTAACATCCTGTATTTGGGTTCTTCAATCTGAGTTCTTCTTTTTTTACTGTAAACGTAAAATATGATATAGCCGATAGCGATTACCAGAATTGGTAATCGCAGAGATTTATAAATCAGGAGTAAGTCAAAGTGTTCCATCTTTTTCTCTCTTATTTATTGGCCTTTTCAAACTCGGCTACGTCTTTTCCTAAGCGTAATAGATAAGCAATCAGAGCATCCCCTTTTGTCTTACCCTTTACAGCATTTTCAACAGAATTCATATCGGACTCAGTATAAGGTACACCCACAACTAAAAGCCCCCGCATATTGCTTTTAATTGTACCTGAATCTACAAGGTTATCAGATTCAAATAGATGAGGGTATGCCGGCATTACAGAACCCGGAGAAGTTTTTCTCGGATCTATCAAGTGGTCTTTATGCCATTGAGAAGAAGGCTGAATCTGTGATTCGTGAGAAAGATCCGGACCGGTTCTTTTGGAACCCCAGAGGAAAGGATGTTCATAAACATACTCTCCGGCTTTTGAATAGCCTGCTTTTCCATAAGCTTTAGTCGGGTCAAAACGGTCTACTTCCCATTTAAAAGGACGAATCATCTGTGTATGACAGTTGTTACATCCTTCTTCCATATAAACATCTCTACCTGCCAGTTCGAGCGGAGTGTAAGGTTTTACCGCTGAAATAGGAGTAACCGTTTTCGTGAGGAAAAAAGGAGGGATTACCTCGAAGATTCCTCCTATCAGAACTGCTATTGTAGTATAGATGGTAAATTTAACGCCCTGGGTATCCCAGGTGTCTACAACATTTGAAAACCAATCCAATAATTTATCTAACATTTCCGTTCTCCTTATACCTTCACTCTCAGGTCTTCTTCTTTAAAACCAGAACCAGCGGTTTGAATGGTTTTAACAAGGTTGAATACCATTAAGATAAATCCGGTTAGATACATAGTTCCACCTAAAGCCCGAACTAACCTGTAAGGGAAAAGTTCTCCTGTAATTTCTACCCAGTTTTTGTACTTCAGAATACCTTCTGCATCGATAGTTCTCCACATAACCCCTTCTGTAATGCCGGAAACCCACATGGAGATAATGTAAGCAAGAATTCCGAGGGTTCCAATCCAGAAGTGGATGTTTGCCAGTTTTTCTGACCAGAGGTTTGTATTCCACATTCTCGGTACCAGGTAGTAAATCGCTGCGGAAGACATGAATCCAACCCAGCCCAGCGTTCCACCATGCACGTGGCCGATAATCCAGTCTGTATCATGGCCTAAGGCAGAAATAGAGCGAATCGAAAGTAAGGGTCCCTCAAAAGTTGACATTCCGTAGAAGGTAATCCCTACGAGGAGCATCTTAAGAGTTGCATTTGTCTTTATTGGATCTTTTGCCTGAGTCAGGGTCAAGAAACCATTCAGCATTCCTCCCCAGGAAGGCATCCAGAGCATAACGCTAAACACCATACCGGTAGTTTGAAGCCAATCCGGAATGGGTGAATAAAGTAAATGGTGAGGACCTGCCCAGATATAGATGAAAATTAAACTCCAGAAGTGAATGATCGATAGTTTATGGCTATATATAGGCTGTTTAATGATTTTAGGAAGATAGTAATACATCAAACCTAAAAAGGGAGTAGTTAATACGAAAGCTACTGCATTATGCCCGTACCACCATTGGATATTCGCATCGAAAACCCCGGAGTAAACAGAATAGGATTTTAATAATCCTGTGGGTATTGCTATATTGTTTACTACAAAAAGAATAGGAACTGTTACAAAGGATGCAATGTAGAACCAGATGGCTGCATACATTTGTTTTTCTTTTCGCGTGAAGATAGTAGCAAGAAAGTTAACAAAGAAAACTAGGTACCATACAACTATTAACAAATCAAGAGGCCATTCTAATTCTGCATACTCTTTCGCCTGGGATTTACCGAGAGGGAGAGTAAGCGCCGCAAGAACTATGGTTATGTTATAAAGAACCAGATGAAGTGTTGCTAATTTATCACTCCAGATTCTTGTTCTAAGTAGCCTTTGCGAAGCATGATAAGCAGTAGCAAAAACAGAACTTAGCGCAAAACCGAAAATTGCAG
Encoded proteins:
- a CDS encoding cbb3-type cytochrome c oxidase subunit 3: MEHFDLLLIYKSLRLPILVIAIGYIIFYVYSKKRRTQIEEPKYRMLEED
- a CDS encoding FixH family protein, with the translated sequence MAKMHSSLKMAFSLIGLLFLGLFIATYYTFKIAGNGHEGIVDKAYYEKGLNYEKEIKQKSELKKLGYRLDSKVLQKEESLYIGENTLNVNFNRDGQAVEKAKLSWTLERGATNRYNTSSTFTEKEKGNYTSQLNIPAGGQWILNIKAEVEGKEMVESLFFYADKKSLSQ
- a CDS encoding cbb3-type cytochrome c oxidase subunit II; amino-acid sequence: MLDKLLDWFSNVVDTWDTQGVKFTIYTTIAVLIGGIFEVIPPFFLTKTVTPISAVKPYTPLELAGRDVYMEEGCNNCHTQMIRPFKWEVDRFDPTKAYGKAGYSKAGEYVYEHPFLWGSKRTGPDLSHESQIQPSSQWHKDHLIDPRKTSPGSVMPAYPHLFESDNLVDSGTIKSNMRGLLVVGVPYTESDMNSVENAVKGKTKGDALIAYLLRLGKDVAEFEKANK
- the ccoG gene encoding cytochrome c oxidase accessory protein CcoG — translated: MVISRHMPGKLRNARYLVELILAFIYFGIPWMTFNGHPLMRLDIPARKFHLLGNMYIPQEGYFLHLFLAVMGLSLFFFTSLIGRVWCGWACPQTVFTDFFDVIGRLILGKKYGKKDAPLIQTILLHVIWIVFSLVSGFHFVAYFAEPSEMLNEILSFKISPDAYYPYAIGFFAGLLYLDMSFVREQFCKFACPYARFQTVMMDADTFNVTYDYKRGEPRRQKKVKIGDCTACNMCLVVCPTGVDIREGLNVGCIACAKCVDACTVQMGKEGKKSLINYDSLGRIESNKKVRWFRPRTILYGILLLAVSIFSVILIYKRIPMYVRALPDRKILPMVIPGHLVRNFYEVRLINISYVDRKLSFELDSPSTGKSVNLRVGTEESGLLLKANSEQVIRLIVEAENIPKSQKSSKTYHVNLRIFDPKDTSFIKKVKLPLNLPDDPELN
- the ccoN gene encoding cytochrome-c oxidase, cbb3-type subunit I; protein product: MSTSSNEKTGQAASVEIVPEVTEKYNNFIVKAFIISALIWGVASMTIGVWIAFQLVFPSLNITQYFSFGRLRPLHTNAAIFGFALSSVFATAYHASQRLLRTRIWSDKLATLHLVLYNITIVLAALTLPLGKSQAKEYAELEWPLDLLIVVWYLVFFVNFLATIFTRKEKQMYAAIWFYIASFVTVPILFVVNNIAIPTGLLKSYSVYSGVFDANIQWWYGHNAVAFVLTTPFLGLMYYYLPKIIKQPIYSHKLSIIHFWSLIFIYIWAGPHHLLYSPIPDWLQTTGMVFSVMLWMPSWGGMLNGFLTLTQAKDPIKTNATLKMLLVGITFYGMSTFEGPLLSIRSISALGHDTDWIIGHVHGGTLGWVGFMSSAAIYYLVPRMWNTNLWSEKLANIHFWIGTLGILAYIISMWVSGITEGVMWRTIDAEGILKYKNWVEITGELFPYRLVRALGGTMYLTGFILMVFNLVKTIQTAGSGFKEEDLRVKV
- a CDS encoding c-type cytochrome; amino-acid sequence: MNDPNKEFDGIQQAENKLPPWWTYTFLACVIFAVIYSIYFHGFDNNWSTEKMYSADVAAYEKKFPTKEEIKSLPNGENPLRGKQEAIAKGEKEFKSICAACHGQDAKGVVGPSLVDNEWLHGDYDGAIFNVIMKGVNPPNTKLNKGPMPAHEASLGPEKIYQIMAWIASNNQSLKKEKDK